A window of Bos taurus isolate L1 Dominette 01449 registration number 42190680 breed Hereford chromosome 8, ARS-UCD2.0, whole genome shotgun sequence contains these coding sequences:
- the NPAP1 gene encoding nuclear pore-associated protein 1 — translation MGNLLCKFVSALRRRNPLGRRSLVLPSRDAITSGRGHPAAPAPALHPGHRLLNQDRLPLSSSFYIAPKRQYPIQQAGYSPVGVLPVTNLRNSPKKQPVLSTRNSMMFGPSRTVRIPPPGRKITLLRSLTELPARVVKVGNPVPTRHLPLCCTKESEAMVQEEPRESITKEEGHTEAEGENNGKISLYCDRDITMTPRPQEPSGVLTSLQCSPEPPNLPPVHPESNFNEKAQVSWKNSSSESLAICLDDTAGDGQPPSQPGPLARVLSASSPCCNLLPERPIEEVLGEDHRPSSPESLMSGKALQREQPSDTPRSSSSALGSARSRHPLKRKRPLPVFLPLPPLLPPLPPPLPLPWGRSDLPLPPKLPGMTLAKTWGTLKQRMERQRNKILKDVRKAMRRCSAPPPAPGTTGSLAPVSHILEVPPTTTHLAELSSRFPSLAGLPPYTDQEARYTAPASSHSAIPADYLFPPVWNPIVGITLKEDEGTRCSVKATPPFTSDLSTPLSTPTLSFQPPSYKNESPTPMCVDSPPPLNLLTPLPDPPVPPPVLTEQPITSTAIPSTTTVMASTSVPSPSDSGITDMDTTPPSQAVIFQSPPGIGVEQTHTAERPGTTIQFVPMVSRHASIFNYPFDSRNNPQPTFATTDEQKRASVLPSPSSGAPAADFPRPPFGTPAAIFPGPPPRTSAAVFPGPPPGNQAAVFPGPPPRTPAAVFPGPPPGNQAAVFPGPPPRTPAAVFPGPPPGNQAAVFPGPPPRTSAAVFPGPPPGNQAAVFPGPPPRTPAAVFPGLRPGDQAVVFPWPPPRTLAAIFPGPPPGNQAAFFPGLRPGDQATVFPWPPPRTLAAIFPGPPPGNQAAVFPGLRPGDQAVVFPWPPPRNLAAIFPGPPPGNQAAFFPGL, via the coding sequence ATGGGCAATTTACTGTGTAAATTTGTTTCCGCGCTCCGCCGCCGGAACCCGCTGGGCCGTCGCTCGCTGGTTTTGCCCTCTCGGGATGCCATCACATCTGGCCGGGGCCACCCCGCTGCTCCAGCTCCTGCTTTACACCCTGGTCACAGGCTGCTCAACCAGGATCGATTACCTTTATCATCCAGCTTTTACATTGCGCCGAAAAGGCAGTACCCCATCCAGCAGGCTGGGTACTCCCCTGTGGGCGTCCTACCCGTGACGAACTTGAGGAACTCGCCAAAGAAGCAGCCTGTCTTGTCCACTCGTAATTCCATGATGTTCGGACCTTCGAGAACCGTCAGAATTCCTCCACCGGGGCGCAAAATTACTCTCCTGCGTTCACTAACTGAGCTACCTGCCCGGGTAGTCAAGGTTGGGAACCCGGTACCAACCAGGCACCTCCCACTTTGTTGCACAAAGGAGAGTGAGGCGATGGTCCAAGAAGAGCCCAGGGAAAGCATAACAAAGGAGGAAGGTCACACAGAGGCCGAAGGAGAGAACAATGGAAAGATAAGTCTGTACTGCGACCGGGATATAACAATGACACCCAGGCCCCAGGAGCCCAGCGGGGTCCTCACGTCCctccagtgcagtcctgagcctCCAAACCTACCCCCGGTGCACCCAGAAAGCAACTTCAATGAGAAAGCCCAGGTGTCTTGGAAGAACTCTTCCTCTGAAAGCCTCGCCATCTGCTTAGACGACACTGCTGGAGACGGCCAGCCTCCCTCGCAGCCCGGCCCCCTGGCCAGGGTGCTCTCTGCCTCAAGCCCGTGCTGCAACCTGCTGCCCGAGAGGCCAATAGAAGAAGTGCTGGGTGAAGACCACCGACCCAGCTCCCCGGAGTCACTGATGTCTGGGAAGGCGCTGCAGCGTGAACAACCTTCAGACACCCCACGGAGCAGTTCTTCTGCCCTGGGATCTGCCCGCAGTAGGCACCCCCTCAAGCGGAAGAGACCCCTGCCGGTGTTTCTGCCCCTGCCGCCACTGCtgccaccactaccaccaccgcTGCCTCTGCCGTGGGGTCGCAGTGACCTTCCGCTGCCTCCGAAGCTTCCAGGCATGACTCTCGCCAAAACCTGGGGCACCCTGAAACAACGCATGGAGCGTCAGCGAAACAAAATCCTGAAGGATGTAAGGAAGGCTATGCGACGCTGCAGTGCCCCTCCACCTGCCCCAGGGACCACAGGCTCCCTGGCTCCGGTCAGTCACATTTTGGAGGTCCCTCCTACCACCACCCACTTGGCTGAACTGTCCTCCAGATTCCCCAGTCTGGCTGGCCTTCCACCTTATACGGATCAGGAGGCAAGATACACAGCCCCTGCATCCTCTCATTCTGCAATTCCTGCAGATTATCTTTTTCCTCCAGTTTGGAATCCCATTGTGGGAATTACCCTTAAGGAGGATGAAGGCACTCGGTGTTCAGTCAAAGCAACACCACCTTTTACTTCTGACCTCTCTACACCTCTGAGCACCCCAACCCTCTCCTTCCAGCCACCCTCCTACAAAAATGAATCCCCAACACCCATGTGTGTAGATTCTCCCCCTCCCTTAAACTTACTCACCCCTCTTCCAGACCCTCCCGTCCCTCCCCCTGTTCTAACTGAGCAGCCCATTACTTCTACTGCCATCCCTTCTACCACCACAGTCATGGCATCTACAAGTGTGCCCTCTCCTTCAGATTCGGGCATCACGGACATGGACACTACTCCCCCTTCTCAAGCTGTAATTTTTCAGTCTCCCCCAGGTATTGGGGTGGAGCAGACACACACTGCAGAGAGACCAGGCACCACCATCCAATTTGTGCCCATGGTCTCCCGCCACGCTTCAATTTTTAACTATCCCTTTGACTCCCGAAACAACCCTCAGCCCACATTTGCGACCACTGATGAGCAGAAGAGAGCCTCTGTCTTGCCCAGCCCCTCATCTGGGGCTCCCGCTGCCGACTTCCCCAGGCCCCCGTTCGGGACTCCTGCTGCCATCTTTCCCGGGCCCCCACCTAGGACTTCGGCTGCCGTCTTCCCCGGGCCCCCACCGGGGAACCAGGCGGCCGTCTTTCCCGGGCCCCCACCTAGGACTCCGGCTGCCGTCTTCCCCGGGCCCCCACCGGGGAACCAGGCGGCCGTCTTTCCCGGGCCCCCACCTAGGACTCCGGCTGCCGTCTTCCCCGGGCCCCCACCGGGGAACCAGGCGGCCGTCTTTCCCGGGCCCCCACCTAGGACTTCGGCTGCCGTCTTCCCCGGGCCCCCACCGGGGAACCAGGCGGCCGTCTTTCCCGGGCCCCCACCTAGGACTCCGGCTGCCGTCTTCCCCGGGCTCCGACCTGGGGATCAGGCTGTTGTCTTCCCCTGGCCCCCACCTAGGACTCTGGCTGCCATCTTCCCCGGGCCCCCACCTGGAAATCAGGCTGCCTTCTTCCCCGGGCTCCGACCTGGGGATCAGGCTACTGTCTTCCCCTGGCCCCCACCTAGGACTCTGGCTGCCATCTTCCCCGGGCCCCCACCTGGAAATCAGGCTGCCGTCTTCCCCGGGCTCCGACCTGGGGATCAGGCTGTTGTCTTCCCCTGGCCCCCACCTAGGAATCTGGCTGCCATCTTCCCCGGGCCCCCACCTGGAAATCAGGCTGCCTTCTTCCCCGGGCTCTGA